A single window of Rhodamnia argentea isolate NSW1041297 chromosome 5, ASM2092103v1, whole genome shotgun sequence DNA harbors:
- the LOC115737245 gene encoding mediator of RNA polymerase II transcription subunit 32-like, translating to MDNIVDSLSNAYQEFLAAAASVLEAREVSGAQKIAATDAALENFKQHWELFRVACDQAEEFVESVKQRIGSECLVDEATGSSVGKPGQAAAPGLPPISAVRLEQMSKAVRWLVIELQNGTGTAGGAAHTHSAAPFDARFSEDAAQ from the coding sequence ATGGACAACATTGTAGATTCCTTGAGCAACGCGTACCAGGAGTTCCTCGCGGCCGCGGCGAGTGTTCTCGAGGCCAGGGAAGTGTCCGGGGCACAGAAAATAGCCGCCACTGATGCTGCCCTGGAGAACTTCAAGCAGCACTGGGAATTGTTCCGGGTGGCATGTGATCAGGCGGAGGAGTTTGTGGAGTCGGTTAAGCAGAGGATTGGTTCGGAGTGCCTGGTGGACGAGGCAACCGGCTCTTCAGTGGGGAAGCCTGGGCAGGCTGCAGCACCCGGCCTGCCCCCCATAAGCGCGGTTCGGTTGGAGCAGATGAGTAAAGCGGTGCGGTGGCTTGTCATCGAGCTCCAAAACGGTACTGGCACCGCCGGCGGAGCGGCACATACTCATTCCGCCGCGCCTTTTGATGCTCGATTCTCCGAAGATGCAGCTCAGTAG